A single window of Microbispora hainanensis DNA harbors:
- a CDS encoding multicopper oxidase domain-containing protein, translating to MEGNRRRGARLRLALAGAAAISLLGPLAWMWQDSLMPGAYSVMDMGYADYGGALTHMAADASAEHAAHAEQHTHAEHTAHAEQHTHAEHTAHAEQHTHGEHTAHGEHDDQSAHGKDGGHPEHSASARTLTSLTADPDRPADVAITLVARKQRFRLATGRSVDGYTLNGTSPGPVIHATLGQLVQVRLVNESVPDGITLHWHGVDVPNAADGVAGVTQDAVGVGRSFTYRFVADQAGTFWYHSHQVSHEQVRRGLLGALVVTPAARPAAGTADVVALLHLYDGARTINGQEGDVHAEARPGERVRVRVINTENGQTPVWVGGAPFRLVAVDGTDLHEPAPVRDTAVMVTAGGRADIEVTMPEDGSPVRVHIGGPAGVVLGSRSYDLPAVPRPATSLDLLSYGTRAPLGFDPDRPDRRFGYEIGRRPGFLDGRPGIWWTINGHTFPDVPMFVVAEGDVVRVRIVNDSGEPHPMHLHGHHAVVLARDGVRATGSPWWVDSLEVGSGESYDIAFVADNPGIWMDHCHNLPHATEGLVAHLMYEGITTPFTMGGTAGNEPE from the coding sequence ATGGAAGGCAACCGTCGTCGCGGCGCCCGCCTCCGGCTCGCCCTGGCGGGCGCCGCGGCCATCTCCCTGCTCGGCCCACTGGCCTGGATGTGGCAGGACAGCCTGATGCCCGGCGCGTACTCCGTCATGGACATGGGGTACGCGGACTACGGCGGCGCGCTCACGCACATGGCCGCGGACGCCTCCGCAGAGCACGCCGCGCACGCAGAACAGCACACGCACGCGGAGCACACCGCCCACGCAGAACAGCACACGCACGCGGAGCACACCGCGCACGCAGAACAGCACACGCACGGAGAGCACACCGCGCACGGGGAACATGACGACCAGAGCGCCCATGGGAAGGACGGCGGCCACCCGGAGCACTCGGCGTCGGCGCGCACCCTGACGTCGCTGACGGCCGACCCGGACCGCCCCGCCGACGTCGCCATCACCCTGGTCGCGCGCAAGCAGCGGTTCCGGCTCGCCACCGGCCGCTCCGTGGACGGCTACACGCTGAACGGCACCTCGCCCGGCCCGGTCATCCACGCGACCCTCGGGCAGTTGGTGCAGGTCCGTCTGGTCAACGAGTCGGTGCCGGACGGCATCACGCTGCACTGGCACGGCGTCGACGTGCCCAACGCGGCGGACGGGGTCGCCGGCGTCACCCAGGACGCGGTCGGCGTGGGCCGGTCCTTCACCTACCGGTTCGTCGCCGACCAGGCCGGCACGTTCTGGTATCACTCCCACCAGGTGTCCCACGAGCAGGTGCGCCGCGGCCTGCTCGGCGCCCTCGTGGTGACCCCTGCGGCACGCCCGGCGGCGGGCACGGCCGACGTCGTGGCGTTGCTGCACCTCTACGACGGGGCCCGCACGATCAACGGACAGGAGGGGGACGTCCACGCCGAGGCACGTCCCGGCGAACGGGTGCGCGTACGGGTGATCAACACGGAGAACGGCCAGACGCCCGTATGGGTCGGCGGCGCCCCGTTCCGGCTCGTCGCCGTCGACGGGACGGACCTGCACGAGCCCGCTCCCGTACGGGACACCGCCGTGATGGTCACGGCGGGCGGCCGGGCCGACATCGAGGTGACCATGCCCGAGGACGGCTCGCCGGTGCGGGTGCACATCGGCGGCCCGGCGGGCGTCGTGCTCGGTTCGCGGTCGTACGACCTGCCCGCCGTCCCCCGGCCCGCGACCTCGCTCGACCTGCTCTCGTACGGCACGCGGGCGCCGCTCGGGTTCGACCCGGACCGGCCCGACCGGCGGTTCGGCTACGAGATCGGGCGCCGCCCGGGCTTCCTGGACGGACGCCCCGGCATCTGGTGGACGATCAACGGCCACACGTTCCCCGATGTGCCGATGTTCGTCGTCGCGGAGGGCGACGTGGTGCGCGTACGCATCGTCAACGACAGCGGTGAGCCCCACCCTATGCACCTGCACGGCCACCACGCCGTGGTGCTCGCCCGCGACGGCGTGCGCGCGACGGGCAGCCCGTGGTGGGTGGACTCGCTCGAAGTCGGCTCCGGCGAGTCGTACGACATCGCCTTCGTCGCCGACAACCCGGGCATCTGGATGGACCACTGCCACAACCTGCCGCACGCCACGGAGGGTCTCGTCGCCCACCTCATGTACGAGGGGATCACCACACCCTTCACCATGGGCGGGACTGCCGGAAACGAGCCGGAGTGA
- a CDS encoding STAS domain-containing protein, which yields MELKVATQSHAGQAVMAVFGEIDLYTAPRLQAEFTRLLETGPDRVVIDMSGVEFCDSTGMNVLLSALKRLRERGGTLEVAAPRPAVRKILQVTGLDSVFTVHDTVPADLLTAEHQG from the coding sequence GTGGAGCTCAAAGTCGCGACGCAATCCCACGCCGGTCAGGCCGTCATGGCCGTCTTCGGCGAAATCGACCTATATACCGCGCCCCGGCTGCAGGCGGAGTTCACCCGCCTGCTGGAGACCGGGCCCGACCGGGTGGTCATCGACATGTCCGGAGTCGAGTTCTGCGACTCCACGGGCATGAACGTGCTGCTGTCGGCGCTCAAACGGCTGCGCGAGCGGGGCGGCACGCTGGAGGTGGCGGCGCCGAGACCGGCGGTACGCAAGATTCTCCAGGTCACCGGCCTGGACTCGGTGTTCACCGTGCACGACACGGTGCCCGCCGATCTGCTCACGGCCGAGCATCAGGGCTAG
- a CDS encoding glycosyltransferase, which translates to MGEMAVPEPDTAVVIPAKDEADRIGVTVTAALKLPGVDLVVVVDDGSSDETGRVARAAGARVVRHSRNRGKAAAMESGAEAVRLLDEDQPRHLLFLDADLGETAAAALPLIEPVRAGEADMTIAKFATRVKLGGHGIVVRVARDGIKRLTGWEATQPLNGQRCLTRAAFEAARPLAHGFGVETGMTVDLLRKGFRVVEAEVEMSHRATGTDWRSQLHRAKQLRDVGLALAAREPAVDQARSALRPPRR; encoded by the coding sequence ATGGGGGAGATGGCAGTGCCCGAGCCGGACACCGCGGTGGTGATCCCGGCGAAGGACGAGGCCGACCGGATCGGCGTCACCGTGACCGCCGCCCTGAAGCTGCCCGGCGTGGATCTCGTGGTCGTGGTCGACGACGGCTCGTCCGACGAGACCGGCCGGGTGGCCAGGGCGGCGGGCGCCCGGGTCGTACGGCACAGCCGCAACCGGGGCAAGGCGGCGGCGATGGAGAGCGGCGCCGAGGCCGTACGCCTCCTGGACGAGGACCAGCCCCGGCACCTGTTGTTCCTCGACGCCGACCTGGGCGAGACGGCTGCGGCCGCCCTCCCCCTGATCGAGCCGGTGCGGGCCGGTGAGGCCGACATGACCATCGCGAAGTTCGCGACCAGGGTCAAGCTCGGCGGGCACGGCATCGTCGTACGGGTGGCCCGTGACGGGATCAAGAGGCTCACCGGCTGGGAGGCCACCCAGCCGCTCAACGGGCAGCGGTGTCTCACCCGGGCGGCCTTCGAGGCGGCCCGGCCGCTCGCGCACGGCTTCGGCGTCGAGACCGGCATGACCGTCGACCTGCTCAGGAAGGGCTTCCGGGTGGTCGAGGCCGAGGTCGAGATGTCGCACCGCGCGACCGGCACCGACTGGCGCTCCCAACTGCACAGGGCCAAGCAGCTTCGCGACGTCGGCCTGGCCCTCGCCGCCCGCGAGCCCGCCGTGGACCAGGCGCGCTCCGCCCTCCGCCCGCCCCGCCGCTGA
- the mptB gene encoding polyprenol phosphomannose-dependent alpha 1,6 mannosyltransferase MptB: MDSRGRAGIAARLAPAAGGLSIVLTITIGVLGPSAMVPRLPGPSWQPPYSLDLAPGGHLVVALAAAALVLGTAGLALGLAYPGGSPRARTLLVAGCVAAAVLAFLPPSGSADHLNYAAYGRMAALGYDPYATVPADLPADPVIGRVEEWRNTPSLYGPVATAVQALASHVGGDSVRLTVFVMALVNAAAFVATGLLLHRDTAGDPVRQRRAALLWTANPLLVYELVAGMHLDTVAIAFVVAGLVARRGVLLGLGVAVKATVGVVALGTAWELRRSPRRLALVAGLAALTVLVAYLLAGPHSLDQLLNASKSVSLATPWKLAQRALQGLFGPGAYRAWIQAGSLLLLAVLVVLLLRGRPAAGREGPVVALAVAVAWLFATPYALPWYDGLGFALLALVAWPGLEAFLVARLAVLSLAYLPARQADQPSDLRWLVDVVRGWVAPSLLLALTIALLWWAARSAARARTPRAPAAPRPSGPSPGSRSPSR, translated from the coding sequence GTGGATTCGCGGGGGCGCGCAGGGATCGCCGCCCGGCTGGCCCCGGCCGCCGGCGGCCTGTCGATCGTCCTCACGATCACAATCGGCGTCCTCGGGCCGTCGGCGATGGTCCCCAGGCTGCCCGGACCGTCGTGGCAGCCCCCCTACTCGCTCGATCTCGCCCCCGGCGGTCATCTCGTCGTCGCGCTGGCCGCCGCCGCGCTCGTCCTCGGCACGGCCGGCCTGGCCCTCGGCCTCGCGTACCCCGGCGGATCGCCTCGGGCGCGCACGCTGCTCGTCGCCGGGTGCGTCGCCGCCGCGGTCCTCGCTTTCCTGCCGCCCTCCGGGTCGGCCGACCACCTCAACTACGCGGCGTACGGCCGGATGGCGGCCCTCGGTTACGACCCGTACGCGACCGTGCCCGCCGACCTGCCCGCCGATCCGGTCATCGGCAGGGTGGAGGAGTGGCGGAACACCCCCAGCCTGTACGGCCCGGTCGCCACGGCCGTGCAAGCGCTCGCGAGCCATGTCGGGGGCGACTCGGTCCGGCTGACGGTCTTCGTGATGGCCCTGGTCAACGCCGCCGCCTTCGTCGCCACCGGCCTGCTGCTCCACCGGGACACCGCGGGCGACCCCGTACGGCAGCGCCGCGCGGCCCTGCTGTGGACGGCCAACCCGCTGCTCGTCTACGAGCTGGTGGCCGGGATGCACCTCGACACCGTGGCGATCGCGTTCGTCGTGGCGGGCCTGGTCGCCCGCCGGGGCGTGCTGCTCGGCCTCGGCGTCGCGGTCAAGGCCACCGTGGGCGTGGTGGCGCTGGGCACGGCGTGGGAGCTGCGCCGGAGCCCCCGGCGGCTCGCCCTGGTCGCCGGGCTGGCGGCGCTGACCGTGCTCGTGGCCTATCTGCTGGCCGGGCCGCACTCGCTCGACCAGTTGCTGAACGCCAGCAAGTCGGTCTCGCTCGCCACGCCGTGGAAGCTGGCCCAGAGGGCGCTCCAGGGGCTGTTCGGGCCGGGGGCCTATCGGGCGTGGATCCAGGCCGGTTCGCTGCTCCTGCTGGCCGTGCTGGTCGTCCTCCTGCTGCGCGGCCGTCCCGCCGCCGGCCGTGAGGGACCGGTGGTGGCCCTGGCCGTCGCCGTGGCCTGGCTGTTCGCCACGCCGTACGCGCTGCCCTGGTATGACGGGCTGGGCTTCGCACTGCTGGCCCTGGTCGCCTGGCCGGGCCTGGAGGCGTTCCTGGTCGCCCGGCTCGCCGTGCTCTCGCTGGCCTACCTGCCCGCGCGCCAGGCGGACCAGCCGAGCGACCTGCGGTGGCTCGTCGACGTGGTCAGGGGCTGGGTGGCGCCGTCGCTCCTGCTGGCGCTGACGATCGCGCTGCTGTGGTGGGCGGCGCGGTCTGCAGCGCGTGCACGGACGCCGCGAGCGCCAGCGGCACCGCGACCGTCAGGGCCATCGCCGGGATCGCGATCCCCGAGTCGTTGA
- a CDS encoding glycosyltransferase 87 family protein, with product MTTGRIAGARRPAWAWALALVALAAAASPLIAYWLTNPEDQRLVDLDVYRTGGWALLQGLPVYDVITPAPQLLPFTYPPVAAMLAVPLAMMSWPVAQWVWTIALVTVLAVTVRHAFRAFLDGVRDAAPGGVSGSFLRDSFLGGSFLSGSFLGGSFLGRLRGPLAAPLVFAVLSAACTYLMPIRDQFRFGQVDLFLMALCLLDCVARRPWWPRGMLIGLATAVKLTPGVFLVYLAITAFPAREGDTRQRHGSTAQRRALCMAVFTAALLTLLPFLVMFDDARDFWFGALLDSERLGANAATTNQSLRGMLLRLYLPGRLTTVIWLAAVAVIGWYGFRRARRAHLDGDMMTAVALTGLMAVLLSPVAWIHHIAWVVVVLAALAGSGRDRVRLLVAVGVWLYYVLPIPWWGVTLKALEIPVLSPVVGKIVQNAFGLGAIGLVWLLGSWLPRRRAAVAVPAAAS from the coding sequence ATGACGACTGGCCGGATAGCCGGGGCCCGGCGGCCCGCGTGGGCGTGGGCGCTCGCCCTGGTGGCACTGGCCGCCGCGGCGTCGCCGCTCATCGCCTACTGGCTGACCAATCCCGAGGACCAGCGTCTGGTGGACCTGGACGTCTACCGTACGGGTGGCTGGGCACTGCTGCAGGGCCTGCCCGTCTATGACGTGATCACGCCGGCTCCCCAACTGCTGCCGTTCACCTATCCGCCGGTGGCCGCGATGCTGGCGGTGCCGCTCGCCATGATGTCGTGGCCGGTCGCGCAGTGGGTGTGGACGATCGCTCTCGTCACCGTGCTCGCCGTGACGGTCCGGCACGCCTTCCGCGCCTTCCTGGACGGCGTACGCGACGCCGCCCCGGGCGGCGTGAGCGGCTCCTTCCTGCGTGACTCTTTCCTGGGCGGCTCTTTTCTGAGCGGCTCTTTCCTGGGCGGCTCTTTCTTGGGCCGCCTGCGCGGGCCCCTGGCCGCGCCGCTGGTGTTCGCGGTGCTGTCCGCCGCGTGCACCTATCTCATGCCGATCAGGGACCAGTTCAGGTTCGGTCAGGTGGACCTGTTCCTCATGGCGTTGTGCCTGCTCGACTGCGTGGCGCGCAGACCGTGGTGGCCGCGCGGCATGCTGATCGGCCTCGCCACGGCGGTGAAGCTCACCCCCGGGGTGTTCCTCGTCTATCTGGCGATCACCGCCTTCCCCGCCCGGGAGGGGGACACAAGGCAGCGCCACGGAAGCACAGCGCAGCGCCGGGCCCTGTGCATGGCGGTGTTCACGGCGGCCCTGCTCACGCTGCTGCCGTTCCTGGTGATGTTCGACGACGCCCGGGACTTCTGGTTCGGGGCGCTGCTCGACTCCGAGCGCCTGGGCGCGAACGCCGCCACCACCAACCAGTCGCTGCGCGGCATGCTGCTGCGGCTCTACCTGCCCGGCCGGCTGACCACCGTGATCTGGCTCGCCGCCGTCGCCGTGATCGGCTGGTACGGCTTCCGCCGCGCCCGCCGGGCACACCTGGACGGCGACATGATGACGGCGGTGGCGCTCACCGGGCTGATGGCGGTGCTGCTCTCGCCGGTGGCCTGGATCCACCACATCGCCTGGGTCGTGGTCGTGCTCGCGGCCCTCGCCGGGTCGGGGCGCGACCGGGTCAGGCTGCTGGTCGCGGTGGGCGTATGGCTCTACTACGTGCTGCCCATACCGTGGTGGGGGGTGACGCTCAAGGCGCTGGAGATCCCCGTGCTCAGCCCGGTCGTGGGCAAGATCGTGCAGAACGCCTTCGGGCTCGGCGCGATCGGCCTGGTCTGGCTCCTCGGCTCGTGGCTGCCCCGGCGGCGGGCCGCTGTCGCCGTTCCCGCTGCGGCGAGTTGA
- a CDS encoding DUF4446 family protein translates to MLVTVVEIVAVLAGVTGVAVGLIALRTARRSVGVCLDALDRRAADGPVDSRAIRDVALYRYDALDEMTGRLSFSLALINGFGDGVVLTSINGRTETRTYARAVRGGKGLQPLSPEEEHAVRAARLGIGPEAEPQRLPR, encoded by the coding sequence GTGCTGGTTACCGTTGTGGAGATAGTGGCTGTGCTGGCGGGAGTGACCGGCGTGGCCGTCGGCCTGATCGCGCTGCGCACCGCCCGCCGTTCCGTGGGGGTGTGCCTGGACGCCCTCGACCGGCGGGCCGCCGACGGCCCGGTGGACAGCAGGGCCATCCGCGACGTGGCGCTCTATCGCTATGACGCGCTCGACGAGATGACCGGCAGGCTGTCGTTCTCGCTCGCGCTCATCAACGGCTTCGGCGACGGCGTCGTGCTGACGTCCATCAACGGACGCACCGAGACCCGCACGTACGCCCGTGCCGTACGCGGGGGGAAGGGGCTGCAGCCGCTGTCGCCGGAGGAGGAGCACGCCGTGCGGGCCGCCCGGCTCGGCATCGGGCCGGAGGCCGAGCCGCAACGCCTCCCGCGCTGA
- the pheA gene encoding prephenate dehydratase yields the protein MSKLAYLGPQGTFCEAALRLLEPDAERLPCANVGAALDAARDGEADGAVVPLENSVEGAITQTLDELAGGRPLHITGEWLLPVEFSLLVRPGTELAQIKRVLTHPAAHTQCRGFIEREMPGAVVIAASSTAAAAQEVASPGSPYDAAISPAIAGEYYGLDAIASNIGDRSDTVTRFIKVNRPGHLPAPTGADRTSLVAFLRDDHPGALLEMLSEFAVRGVNLTRIESRPTGDGIGRYFFHFDFEGHIADARVGEAVSGLHRLCDDLRFLGSYPRADRVVTQVKAGTADADFAEAAEWLAKIRAGLA from the coding sequence ATGTCGAAGCTCGCGTACCTGGGGCCTCAGGGCACCTTCTGTGAGGCGGCCCTGCGACTCCTGGAGCCGGATGCCGAGCGCCTGCCCTGCGCCAACGTGGGAGCCGCGCTCGACGCCGCCCGCGACGGCGAGGCGGACGGCGCGGTGGTCCCGCTGGAAAACTCGGTGGAGGGGGCGATCACGCAGACCCTCGACGAGCTGGCCGGGGGGAGGCCGCTCCACATCACCGGCGAGTGGCTGCTTCCGGTCGAGTTCTCCCTTCTGGTACGGCCCGGCACGGAGCTGGCCCAGATCAAGCGGGTCCTCACCCACCCGGCGGCGCACACCCAGTGCCGTGGGTTCATCGAGCGCGAGATGCCCGGCGCCGTGGTGATCGCGGCCTCGTCGACGGCCGCCGCCGCGCAGGAGGTCGCCTCTCCCGGGTCTCCGTACGACGCGGCGATCAGCCCGGCCATCGCCGGGGAGTACTACGGGCTCGACGCGATCGCCTCGAACATCGGCGACCGCTCCGACACCGTCACCCGGTTCATCAAGGTGAACCGCCCCGGCCATCTGCCCGCGCCGACCGGCGCCGACCGCACCTCGCTCGTGGCCTTCCTGCGCGACGACCACCCGGGCGCGCTGCTTGAGATGCTGAGCGAGTTCGCGGTGCGCGGGGTCAACCTGACCCGCATCGAGTCGCGCCCCACCGGCGACGGCATCGGCCGCTACTTCTTCCACTTCGACTTCGAGGGTCACATCGCCGACGCCCGGGTCGGGGAGGCCGTCTCCGGTCTCCACCGGCTCTGCGACGATCTGCGTTTCCTCGGCAGCTATCCGCGGGCCGACCGGGTTGTGACGCAGGTCAAGGCGGGTACGGCCGACGCCGACTTCGCCGAGGCCGCGGAATGGCTCGCAAAGATCCGCGCCGGGCTCGCTTGA
- the serS gene encoding serine--tRNA ligase — MIDLRTLREDPDRLRASQRVRGEDDSVVETLLSLDERRRSALNTFESLRAEQKSIGKSVSRASGDERQALLDRAKELAAQVKAAETEAAALASELDELLMTVPNIVEEGAPPGGEDDYVVLEEVGEKPVFDFEPRDHVELGELLGAIDTERGAKVSGARFFFLKGVGARLQLGLLNMAIQQAVEAGFTPMITPVLVKPEAMAGTGFLGAHASEVYRLEADDLYLVGTSEVPLAAYHSDEILDRSALPMRYAGWSSCFRREAGSYGKDTRGIIRVHQFDKVEMFSYCRPEEAHEEHLRLLAWEKEMLEKVEIPYRVIDVAGGDLGSSAARKYDCEGWVPTQGRYRELTSTSNCTDYQARRLKVRYRDEEGKPQHVATLNGTLATTRWIVAILENHQQADGSVVVPKALRPYVGLDVLEPLSR; from the coding sequence GTGATTGACCTGCGTACCCTTCGTGAGGACCCTGACCGGCTCCGGGCGTCGCAGCGCGTCCGCGGCGAGGACGATTCGGTCGTGGAGACCCTGCTGTCGCTCGACGAGCGCCGCCGATCCGCGCTCAACACCTTCGAGTCGCTGCGCGCCGAGCAGAAGAGCATCGGCAAGTCGGTGTCCCGCGCGTCCGGGGACGAGCGCCAGGCGCTGCTCGACCGTGCGAAGGAACTGGCCGCGCAGGTGAAGGCGGCCGAGACCGAGGCCGCCGCGCTGGCGAGCGAGCTCGACGAGCTGCTCATGACCGTCCCGAACATCGTCGAAGAGGGCGCGCCCCCCGGCGGCGAGGACGACTACGTCGTGCTTGAGGAGGTCGGCGAGAAGCCGGTCTTCGACTTCGAGCCCCGCGACCACGTCGAGCTGGGCGAGCTGCTCGGCGCGATCGACACCGAGCGCGGGGCCAAGGTGTCCGGCGCCCGGTTCTTCTTCCTCAAGGGCGTCGGCGCGCGGCTGCAGCTCGGGCTGCTCAACATGGCGATCCAGCAGGCCGTCGAGGCCGGCTTCACGCCGATGATCACGCCCGTGCTGGTCAAGCCCGAGGCGATGGCCGGCACCGGCTTCCTCGGCGCCCACGCGAGCGAGGTCTACCGGCTTGAGGCCGACGACCTCTATCTCGTCGGCACCAGCGAGGTGCCGCTGGCGGCCTACCACTCCGACGAGATCCTCGACCGGTCGGCGCTGCCGATGCGCTACGCCGGGTGGTCGTCCTGCTTCCGCCGCGAGGCCGGGTCGTACGGCAAGGACACCCGGGGCATCATCCGCGTCCACCAGTTCGACAAGGTGGAGATGTTCTCCTACTGCCGTCCCGAGGAGGCGCACGAGGAGCACCTGCGGCTCCTCGCCTGGGAGAAGGAGATGCTGGAGAAGGTCGAGATCCCCTACCGCGTGATCGACGTGGCGGGCGGCGACCTCGGCTCGTCGGCGGCGCGCAAGTATGACTGCGAGGGCTGGGTGCCCACGCAGGGCCGCTACCGCGAGCTCACCTCGACCTCCAACTGCACCGACTACCAGGCCCGCCGGCTGAAGGTGCGCTACCGCGACGAGGAGGGCAAGCCGCAGCACGTGGCCACCCTCAACGGCACGCTGGCGACCACCCGCTGGATCGTGGCGATCCTGGAGAACCACCAGCAGGCCGACGGTTCGGTGGTCGTCCCCAAGGCGTTGCGGCCCTACGTGGGGCTCGACGTCCTGGAGCCGCTCTCCCGCTAG
- a CDS encoding cold-shock protein yields MAQGTVKWFNAEKGFGFIAPDGGEPDVFVHFSAITGSGYRNLEDGQRVEFEVIAGPKGPQASNVRGI; encoded by the coding sequence ATGGCTCAGGGAACCGTCAAGTGGTTCAACGCTGAGAAGGGCTTCGGCTTCATCGCACCGGACGGCGGCGAGCCCGACGTGTTCGTGCACTTCTCCGCGATCACTGGCAGCGGCTACCGCAACCTCGAGGACGGCCAGCGGGTCGAGTTCGAGGTCATCGCTGGTCCGAAGGGTCCGCAGGCGTCGAACGTCCGGGGCATCTGA
- a CDS encoding HAD family hydrolase, protein MTCPRLVATDLDGTALRTDGTISPRTAAAFARVEEAGGALVFVTGRPPRWMYNVAGAVRHRGLAICANGALVYDLHTEEIIESRLIAADVLEECVARLRRQVPGLRFSVEYEGGFAHEAAYVLGRWDARELSYRQIVAVAALTSQPCVKLLAQHPSMDPDELHQGVLEIVGDLVTPTHSSGRALIEMSARGVTKATALATLAEEMGIKPAEVVAFGDMPNDLPMLTWAGTSYAVANAHRDVLAAVDHVTAANNDDGVAVVLETLF, encoded by the coding sequence ATGACCTGCCCCCGCCTCGTCGCCACGGACCTCGACGGCACCGCGCTGCGCACCGACGGAACGATCTCTCCGCGTACCGCCGCCGCTTTCGCCCGCGTGGAAGAGGCCGGTGGGGCCCTCGTCTTCGTGACCGGCCGGCCGCCCCGCTGGATGTACAACGTCGCGGGAGCCGTACGGCACCGGGGGCTGGCGATCTGCGCGAACGGCGCGCTCGTGTACGACCTCCACACCGAGGAGATCATCGAGTCGCGTCTGATCGCCGCCGACGTGCTCGAAGAGTGCGTCGCCCGGCTGCGGCGGCAGGTGCCCGGCCTCAGGTTCTCCGTCGAGTACGAAGGGGGCTTCGCGCACGAGGCCGCCTACGTGCTGGGGCGCTGGGACGCCCGGGAGCTGTCGTACAGGCAGATCGTGGCCGTCGCGGCGCTGACGTCCCAGCCGTGCGTCAAGCTGCTCGCGCAGCACCCCTCGATGGACCCCGACGAGCTGCACCAGGGGGTGCTGGAGATCGTCGGCGACCTCGTGACCCCGACCCACTCCAGCGGCCGTGCGCTGATCGAGATGAGCGCGCGCGGTGTGACCAAGGCCACGGCGCTGGCCACGCTGGCCGAGGAGATGGGGATCAAGCCCGCGGAGGTGGTCGCCTTCGGCGACATGCCGAACGACCTGCCGATGCTGACCTGGGCCGGCACGTCGTACGCCGTGGCGAACGCCCACCGCGACGTGCTGGCCGCCGTCGATCACGTGACGGCGGCCAACAACGACGACGGTGTGGCGGTCGTGCTGGAGACCCTGTTCTGA
- a CDS encoding bacterial proteasome activator family protein produces MNADESTPQIVVVGPQGLSVSGGNGKGEHEERSVADLVEQPAKVMRIGSMIRQLLEEVRAAPLDDASRKRLKDIHQSSIKELEEGLAPELVEELERLSLPFSDENETPPSDAELRVAHAQLVGWLEGLFHGIQTTLFAQQMAARAQLEQMRRALPGGMTQGGQDDQGHRAGGPYL; encoded by the coding sequence ATGAACGCAGACGAGAGCACGCCGCAGATCGTGGTCGTTGGGCCGCAGGGCCTTTCGGTCTCCGGCGGCAACGGTAAGGGCGAGCACGAGGAGCGGTCCGTCGCCGATCTGGTGGAGCAGCCCGCCAAGGTGATGCGGATCGGCAGCATGATCCGCCAGCTGCTGGAGGAGGTGCGGGCGGCTCCCCTCGACGACGCCAGCCGCAAGCGGCTCAAGGACATCCACCAGAGTTCGATCAAGGAGCTTGAGGAGGGCCTGGCCCCCGAGCTGGTGGAGGAGCTGGAACGGCTGTCCCTGCCGTTCAGCGACGAGAACGAGACCCCGCCGAGCGACGCGGAGCTGAGGGTCGCGCACGCCCAGCTCGTCGGCTGGCTTGAGGGCCTGTTCCACGGCATCCAGACCACGCTGTTCGCGCAGCAGATGGCCGCTCGCGCGCAGCTGGAGCAGATGCGCCGCGCGCTCCCCGGCGGCATGACCCAGGGCGGGCAGGACGACCAGGGCCACCGCGCGGGCGGCCCCTACCTGTAA